ATTTCCTGATAGCTAGAAAATGTAAGTGGGAGGTAGAATGCCGACAGTGAGTTAATGCAGAATACATTTCATTTCTATGAAACCTAAAGGTCTGAGCTGGAAACCCCTATAAAGTACACAGAATTCTCATGGATTTACCTCCCACTCGCTTTGCAACATATAATGCCATATACTCCAGATTTCTTATTATGCGCCAAGCCAAGAACCCCCTCTGCAGGGACCGCATTATATGCAGGAATCATTTAAACTCAACGATACGTGTTTTATTtggaaaacaagaaaaagaaaattagagGGGAAATCCTGAATAATAAATGCACACAAATGAATATGACAGTATTTCcagttttatatattatttcccTAGCAATTAAACAAAATTCTGCAATGTATTCCGTGCTTTTGggacaaacccccccccccccgattaatTAGTGCAGAAAGCATCagcaataaatacaaatgaatcAGAGTAATTGCCCCCCAGATGTGATgcacatttgtttatttatacagtgagCCATCATTACAGGGCTCGAtaaagaaattgcaaactgttaaTTTGCATCAGCCTCATTTGAAAAACACAGCAATTTAAAGAAAAGTGCAGCTCATCTCttctgcttccttttattttggaCTGTGGGCTGAACTCCATCCCACACTGGGACATGATTGGAGAAATTGGCACAAATAGGGGATGTGATTCCAGAGGACTCAATGGTACCCCAATCAATCTCAGCCACCGAGGCCTCCTCCGCTTGAAGTGGtaattaatatatttagttttttcctGTGCAGTAGCTTTACATTCTCTCCCACATTTTGACCATGGGAAAAAACTTGGCAGCCAAGATGGTTACAACTTCCAAGAGTCTTTATTTAGGAACCCCATCTACTTTCCATTTGCCTTGGAAACTCAAGCactgtcggactgggatgtccaGAACCCAAAAGGGCtgccaccaggtctggactggagaTCTGTGGAtaacagaggggctgctgtaaggtgccatagaccaGAGGTCCACCACCTTTagtacctgtgagcaacattcaggtgtttttatatggtcataaaactcctcgctcattataatatccttatattttacaagagggggtactttattcactatataattcacaagagccatgaatattgtataaattaaatccttataaatggtgactagtgatgtcattagttataaacagtgagaagtgatgtaatttttgtcacatgattcactaaaacttgtgtattataataaataaagtacccctttttggaaaatatgaggatattagaagtaacctcggagttccatgacctgtataaaagtttATGGAACTCTtctcttataatatccttatattttacaatagtaatattttattcactatttaatagTTATGCTCTAATGACACCATGGTTAGTATGtgtgaatgtgaaagggaccttagattgtataATCTAAtctctttataaatacagtaaataaaaaatatacagacataaTCATTTCCATGGAACCACCAGCCAACAACATTCCGCTCAGGATACTGGAGTGGAGATATCTAAATCCCCTCTGCTCATTGTTCTCCCTCCACCCAATTTATCTCTATCAGCTCGGCTGCCTTATTATATACATTGTGATGGAAAGATACAGATGAGCAGTGGGTCGAGTCAGTGCCAGATTAGACGctgctcacattgcaacacttgaGAGATAATTGGCTGATTGATGTGGCTGAAAAAGGCCCAAGGAGAGGGGACACAGTTACTGATGCGCATTAGGTTCTAATTTGGAATGCTGGTAGGATTTCACCTTCATGGATTTATAGACAGAGATTTCCCATACTGCTATAGGCAaacttggggaggcacatttatcaaaggttgaatttcaaattcatgtgagtttttaaaaactccccttaactcccataaattcaaaatttgtctaaatgtattaataatatcGAAGTTTTTAATCTCAGATGAATTAAATCagaaacttgaatcaaattcgaatcgtattcgatttggattttaaaaaattataaccgaaaaaaaatcgaatgtcaggaaagctgctccaaactgatccctggctcccactgacttaaacagcaattcggcaggttttaggtggcgaatattcgagtTCGGGgccggagtatgataaatctgtgAAAAgtggaattctaatttttttaaaaactctaatagaatttgaataactccctagacgaatatttttttttaaaaaaactcaaatagaatttgaataactccctagtcgaattttgaccataaaaaaatgtgaaaattcaaatttcaaattaaaatttttaagtctgcccctaaatgtcttttgTGCCATTTGGCAAAATTGTCATGCAAAACATCCACATAATAGCAAGAATTTTATCTGAGATATTTATTAAATGGGGCAGGACCGCCATTCAGGGGGTGCAGGGGCTAGTCCAGTCTGGGTTCCTATGCCAGAAGTGACCCTGAGAAACTGGGCATAATGAGTGTGGTTGGGGCACAGCGGAAGCACATTTTTGGCATGGTTGGACCCTTCCCTACTTAGTTGGCAGAAGCAGGTGGTGGACTAATAATCAGGGCTCCTGGTGGGGGGTTGCAGCTATCTAAGAAGTAAGGGACCCCAAGTTATGTGACCCTGGAATCTGGCCTTGGATTCCCTGGAAAGTTTCCAAGAGAGAGCAGGACATCAGTTTGCCACTTTTCTATTTGCTCCACTATTTACAAAAagtgttcaaaaataaaaaggttaacAGAAGGTTAGCAGAAGGGATGCTGGTCAATATAATTTATGATCATTATGGAACCTTTCAAGTATTGAACTGCTGTCCAGTCATTGCCTCAAACAGAGAACTGTACTTTTTAAACAGGAGTGAAACGCGTTGCTTTGTTGCAGGTGGCTGTTTGATAACGTGACGTGCAAATACTATGCATTCTGCGGAATGCTTTTTGGACTTTGCAGCCTGACCAACCTGACGGTGCTAAGCTCAGTCTGTTGTCTGAAAGTCTGTTATCCGGCTTATGGTAAGTGCACGGCCCTGGGGCATGATATCCTTGCAGTGATACACTTCTAATAAATTCAATTCTGTCAGCACAAAATACATTGTGTGAATCCAAAATATCATCCTTGGATGTGCTTGCAAACTAATTTTGTAACCCGAGTTTTACCTTTGTATCCACAGCATTCGTTTAATTGATGAATTATGTGTTTGTAGAATTATTTTGGTGTGGAGAGAATTTTATTCGTGATGATAGGATTTATTTTGTGCGGACAAAACAAATTTTGTCTGCAGAAAATGTTTCGTGTTCACGATAAAAGCCTCTAGCAGAAACAAAATGAAATTGTTATGGTTTATGTTATGGCTGATCTCCCAGTAAGGCCTTCATGGCAAACTAGAAAAGAACTCCAGTGTCTCCAGTAATGTGATAGATTTTCTCTGGTTAATATAATTAGTGGGTAATCACTTGCAACGGTGATGCCATGTTTAATTATCTAACCATAGGCCTTCAGGAGACATGTTCTGTCTAATCAGTGTCAATTAGATTTCCTttgtttaaagataatataataaGAAATGTTCTTATGATTAATGTGCAGCGCCCACAACTAAACTGATTCATACCTTCAGATATATTGGGGCCCTTGGTTTCTTGTAACTTCATTAAAATACTGGACGTCTGCCtataaaaatgaactaaaaaCCTTTATTCTTCTTTGTCAGGAAATAAGTTTTCTACTGCCCATTCGCGAATCCTGCTGCTGGGTATTTGGGCCTATGCAGGATTGTTTGCTACAGCACCTCTGGCGGATTGGGGAAAATATGGACCAGAGCCATATGGAACAGCTTGCTGTATAGACTGGCAGACTTCTAACCAGGAACCCAAGGCTTTATCCTACACCATGTCTTTATTTGTTTTCTGCTACCTCATCCCATCTTCCTTAATACTCATCTCCTACTCACTCATATTTGTCACTGTGAAAGGGGCCAGGAGGGCTGTCCGGCAACATCTATCCCCACAAGCTAAAGGAAGCAGCATCCACAGCTTGATAATAAAGGTTTGTTCACCAATTATTCAACACTATTACTATTAGGATCAAAGCTGTCCTTTGTGGTGCTGGGACAAAACAGACTTTGAATTATGATCCTTTAGTGGATATTGAACTGCAACTAATAATATACCAAGTCTCTCCAAAagctactactataggcaccacctactatacctgctatcccacagtcacactcccttcccagagactattatcccactgttactataggcaccatctctccctactatacctgctatcccacagtcacactcccttcccagagactattatcccactgttactataggcaccatctctccctactatacctgctatcccgcagtcacactcccttcccagagactattattccactgttactatagacaccatctctccctactatacctgctatcccacagtcacactcccttcccagagactattatccactgttactataggcaccatctctccctactatacctgctatcccacagtcacactcccttcccagagactattatccactgttactatagacaccatctctccctactatacctgctatcccacagtcacactcccttcccagagactattatccactgttactataggcaccatctctccctactatacctgctatcccacagtcacactcccttcccagagactattatccactgttactatagacatcatctctccctactatacctgctatcccacagtcacactcccttcccagagactattatccactgttactataggcaccatctctccctactatacctgctatcccacagtcacactcccttcccagagactattatccactgttactatagacatcatctctccctactatacctgctatcccacagtcacactcccttcccagagactattatccactgttactataggcaccatctctccctactatacctgctatcccacagccacattcccttcccagagactattatccactgttactataggcaccatctttccctactatacctgctatcccacagtcacactcccttcccagagactattatctcactgctactataggcaccatctctcagaactatacctgctatcccacagcttccaaaaaattaataatatatacagtttttttctttgaaactgACCCACAGGGAAGCCCATATTCATAGTAGGTACCAGAGGGCTGGCCTGGTAAATGCACTTGCCTGCCTCTAGTTCCAGTCATGACTTATGATTAGGAGAACTTTGCACCTGTCATTAAATTACACTGATATTTTTAGATGAACCTTTTATTGGAATATTATAAATATCACTTGCCaataacatattttctttttttcgtaGCTTAGTATAGCAGTTTGCATTGGGTTTCTCATAGCCTGGACTCCGTATGCTATTGTGGCTATGATAGCAGCATTCGGAGACCCTCAGAAAATTCCGTCACTGGTGTTTGCCCTTGCCGCGGCATTTGCCAAGTCCTCAACGATTTACAACCCAATGATTTATCTGCTCTTGAAGCCCAATTTCCTGAATGTGGTAACTAAAGAGTTGACATTACTTCAGACCATGTGTGCAGTGGTTTGTGGCTGGTGCCGGACACCCATGGTCAGAACTCCATGTCCACACAAAGACCTTAAAACCACCTCAAAACCACCGGACAATTTTAAGGAAACCCAAGACATATGCAGGAACTGTGCTGGCACTTTTGAATGTTTTCGGAATTACCCGCGATGCTGCACTTTGGCGAATGTTGATTCTGCCCAGCCCATGGCAGCCTCTCTCGTCAGAATGCCTCCCGCAAATGGTGCACCCCAGCAAACAGTTCAACTTGTTGTAAGTTCATCAAGGACAAGGTCTGGGGTGGAGACTGTTGAGGTGTCCGCTGGGGCCCTAACGTCAGATTTCATAAAAGACTTTATCTGAGAGTTAAACATCTCTGGGATCTTCAGGAAAATGTCTGTTGTactgatattaaaatattaaagtatttttaactcATGACTCGGCTGCTGTGTTTAGCATCATAATAAACAGGAACTCAAGTCACGCGTCACAGACTAACAGCAGGAGGCACTGGGGAAGTTGTTAGGTTGTGACACTTAGGGATTCCACTGATCCGACAAACTGACTACAGTATAAGTTATCCCAATAGCTTGACTTGATTTGCTTGCAGCTGGAAAAGTGGATACTTTAATAGAACCCATGTACAACTGACCCAACACTGTGCCTGCTAGTGCCATGAACACATATAGCAGTGGTAACCAGTCCGCCCGCTGGGCCCCCCTAGTCCGATTCTAGTGATACCACCCTGATTGTATtaaagatatgggatcccttatccagaaagctctgaattacagttaggccatctccaatagactccattttaatcaaataaaaatcaattttaaaaaaaaatggtttcccttttctctggaataataaaccattaatccttattggaggtaaaatcacaatgttttttgtttaattgaAGTGGTTGTtaaactttttaaacaatttttttttagttcagttgaatagttcaccagaaataaagatttttttccaataactttctatttgtgaccattttttctaatattgaagtgtaacgtttaatttttcaccttcttatgtctttccgaatccctgagtttcactaaaggcggctgttaaaattgatacaatagttactaatatttcacagatactgctgggaaatgtatcaactaatgtagtaactagggttgccctcttttctggaaaaaaatacccgccttcctatatatttatcttttttccctattaataacattgggatgagccataatttttaccggccaggctggtataataaaggccaggtggcaacccttgtagtaactaaatgtagcaaactgtaacagttccgaatctgctcctggatcactgagctgccagactcataGCCCAGAGACGGGAACATtgttgttgttcaccttcaaacacttttttttagtttagttgttttcatcatcatcatttatttatatagcgctgtcaagatacgcagtgctttaatgtTTTTCAGATACTTCACCAGAAatgagacttttttcaattactttctagttTGTATTTGTGATAGCTTTTCTAATAATAAAGCGTAAAGTttcaattttcaccttctaaatcagttctgggaggggggtcgctgactctaaactgatacattttggccctgctgagcagaatccctgagtgtcattaaaggagaaccaaacccttaattataaaacccCTActctcctaccctacatagaccctcccccctgctctcccccagcctaggtgttacccccggtaaatgcccctacctctttacttactcctcagtgcagattctgtgcagcggaattcacgggcgccatcttctcttcgGGAAGATAATGGTGTATTGGCGCAtccacagttggagcaatcttctggtttgtgacaactgtgcatgcctCGAAACTGATGGAAATTCCCAAAGCACTAGAAGAAgccccgaagattaccgaagagaagaagatggcgcccgtgaactctgctgcacagaatctgcaccgaggggtaagtaaagaggtagggggtaacacctaggctgggagggagcagggaggagggtctatgtagggtagggggtaggggtttttataattaagggtttggttctcctttaaggtcagggcacatgcacagattcggggagattagtcacccggagacaaatctcctcttctttggggtgactaatctccccaaactgcttcccgccggctagaatttaaatcgccggtgggatggcactcagagtgcttagttttcaccaggaaacttcgggcgacaacaAGGCACTCCGAGTTCCATCCCAtcaccaggaaacttcgggcaacttcggaaaacaaagcgtatgccctgacccttaaaggcagctgttagaattgaaacaatagttgttaatattccacagatgctgctgagaaatgtttcaactaaatgtttcaagtAAATGTCgcaaattgttacagttcagattctgtttctggatcactgagctgaaacaccagagacacgaacattagaCTTCGAACttcaatttttggaaaaacaataaaaaatgaaaagcaactgaaaaatgtctttgttttatggtgaacaatctgaaaacaacaactgaaaggtgaacaacccctttgaaaatgtaaattattttttagtggacttaaagtGGGCTGTGGCCTCCccccaaaatatttttagcaTACAATCCGTCATTTTCTCTCATATCTGCAGCTTCCATACAATTTTTCCCCCTCAAACTTGTATTCCCTTTACAGTGGTGAGTGAATTAGACAAACCGGAGGTTTAGCCAATCCCTGCACTGTGTTTTCCCTCTCAAAGTGTAAGTCCCGGTACAGCTGCACTGGGATTGGCTAGGCTGCATGGTGAACTTTGAACCTCCCTCAGGCTTGTCCAATCCCCTCACAGCTGTACTTGGACTAATGCTTTGAGgggagaaatgtttttatttccagcAGACATGAGGATAGATGCCAGTGC
The Xenopus laevis strain J_2021 chromosome 9_10S, Xenopus_laevis_v10.1, whole genome shotgun sequence DNA segment above includes these coding regions:
- the opn7b.S gene encoding opsin-5, whose translation is MGNKSDASEFYSSISKTDDIVLGVIYSVFGLLSLSGNSMLLLVAYRKRSILKPAEFFIVNLSISDLGMTGTLFPLAIPSLFAHRWLFDNVTCKYYAFCGMLFGLCSLTNLTVLSSVCCLKVCYPAYGNKFSTAHSRILLLGIWAYAGLFATAPLADWGKYGPEPYGTACCIDWQTSNQEPKALSYTMSLFVFCYLIPSSLILISYSLIFVTVKGARRAVRQHLSPQAKGSSIHSLIIKLSIAVCIGFLIAWTPYAIVAMIAAFGDPQKIPSLVFALAAAFAKSSTIYNPMIYLLLKPNFLNVVTKELTLLQTMCAVVCGWCRTPMVRTPCPHKDLKTTSKPPDNFKETQDICRNCAGTFECFRNYPRCCTLANVDSAQPMAASLVRMPPANGAPQQTVQLVVSSSRTRSGVETVEVSAGALTSDFIKDFI